One window from the genome of Sesamum indicum cultivar Zhongzhi No. 13 linkage group LG15, S_indicum_v1.0, whole genome shotgun sequence encodes:
- the LOC105178336 gene encoding cyclin-C1-2-like, translated as MSSVDSEISILEMEMKVLEALNYYLIVFHPYRQLPLLLQDAGMHDATQLTFVNDTYKMDLILIHPPHLISLACIYIASVQKEKENTAWFEELRVDMNLVKNIAMEILDCYDSHKLITDERVNAAMNKLAK; from the exons ATGTCGTCAGTTGATTCA GAAATATCAATACTAGAAATGGAAATGAAAGTCTTGGAAGCTCTGAATTATTACTTAATCGTATTCCATCCTTATCGGCAGCTTCCTTTGTTGCTCCAGGATGCTGGCATGCATGATGCAACACAACTAACATTTGTTAATGATACTTACAAGATGGATTTGATTCTCATACATCCTCCTCACTTGATATCATTAGCCTGCATATACATTGCAAGCGtccaaaaggaaaaggaaaatactGCCTGGTTTGAAGAGCTTCGAGTTGATATGAATCTG GTGAAGAACATTGCAATGGAGATACTAGATTGCTATGACAGCCACAAGCTGATCACTGATGAAAGGGTGAATGCAGCCATGAACAAGCTAGCCAAATGA